A portion of the Bombus pascuorum chromosome 8, iyBomPasc1.1, whole genome shotgun sequence genome contains these proteins:
- the LOC132909645 gene encoding trafficking protein particle complex subunit 12 produces the protein MAEENGTSQQKCETTEEVTKEMETDISRYFENASRTIFDEIVSPKKEDFFDVQRGSGSRIPDFELLTDQSNEFLKTSSLLGNERLDHSGTNDVHRDAWIPSEHTRNILRYTATWTTGTSFMETEDLTMPGLAVQGDMPNLIKSSVVRFLGEDENIQRHVLTASDVTQDERGLRTLIQAGCYKAAINLSGRLLTVYGQGYGKKNERSKHSPHSLQLWYTRLALLTKLKQIDILKIESKPFGNLDKPDMYFTFYPELYGTRPGSMASFSFRLLLAEIPMYCAKPKEALDNLYKILAIVNQIIINFSNGFNGDGSRVKINPAEQEDAIRLWKGRRSRTFISIINCAVSMKNYVLGIDILGRLCESADWSPEQMDALRSSIGRLHLFLGDVSAAEKFLINLHKKESGPTVRELTDRGLMAVAHNSFQEAYKCFQAAEALDPSNIALINNMAVCLLYTGQLKAAVHLYESMITRNPVKSLQEPILLNICTSYELHTTHCKQPKLHLLSQLNRYKGDAVDIQCLKLPLN, from the coding sequence ATGGCTGAAGAAAATGGGACTTCACAGCAGAAATGCGAGACTACTGAAGAGGTTACGAAAGAAATGGAGACAGATATCAGCCGCTATTTTGAAAATGCATCTCGCACGATCTTCGATGAGATCGTGTCGCCTAAAAAGGAAGATTTTTTCGATGTGCAAAGAGGTTCTGGGAGTCGAATCCCGGATTTTGAATTACTGACGGATCAATCAAACGAATTTTTGAAGACTAGTTCATTGCTTGGTAACGAACGACTTGATCATAGTGGTACGAACGATGTACACAGAGATGCGTGGATACCTTCTGAACACACAAGAAACATCCTTCGATACACAGCCACGTGGACTACTGGGACTAGTTTCATGGAGACAGAGGACTTAACAATGCCAGGACTTGCAGTTCAAGGAGACATGCCCAATTTGATAAAGAGTAGTGTTGTAAGATTCCTAGGtgaagatgaaaatatacaGAGGCATGTGCTCACTGCTTCTGATGTAACTCAAGACGAACGTGGCTTAAGGACATTAATACAAGCTGGTTGTTACAAAGCTGCAATAAATTTATCGGGAAGATTATTAACGGTATATGGTCAAGGATATGGCAAGAAAAATGAACGTAGTAAACATTCTCCGCATTCTTTGCAACTGTGGTACACGAGGCTGGCTCTTTTAACCAAGCTCAAgcaaattgatattttgaaGATTGAGTCAAAACCATTTGGTAATCTGGATAAACCAGAcatgtattttacattttatccaGAACTGTATGGTACCAGGCCAGGTTCTATGGCTTCCTTTTCCTTTAGACTACTTTTAGCTGAGATTCCAATGTATTGTGCAAAACCAAAAGAAGCATTGGATAATCTTTATAAGATTCTAGCAATTGTGAACCAAATTATAATCAATTTTAGCAATGGATTTAATGGAGATGGATCTCGTGTTAAGATTAACCCTGCAGAACAAGAAGATGCTATAAGATTGTGGAAAGGCAGAAGATCTAGGacttttatatctattattaattGTGCTGTTAGcatgaaaaattatgtattgGGCATAGATATTTTAGGAAGACTTTGTGAATCTGCAGATTGGTCACCTGAACAAATGGATGCATTGAGATCTAGTATAGGTAGATTACATCTATTTTTGGGAGATGTTTCAGCAgcagaaaaatttttaatcaatctGCATAAAAAAGAGAGTGGTCCTACTGTTCGAGAGTTAACAGACAGAGGATTAATGGCAGTAGCCCACAATTCTTTTCAAGAAGCATACAAGTGTTTCCAAGCAGCAGAAGCATTGGATCCATCAAACATagcattaattaataatatggCTGTTTGTCTTTTATATACAGGCCAGTTAAAAGCAGCAGTGCATTTATATGAAAGTATGATAACAAGAAACCCTGTAAAAAGTTTACAAGAACCTATACTGTTGAATATATGTACATCGTATGAATTGCATACAACTCATTGTAAACAACCAAAGTTACATTTACTGAGTCAATTGAACAGGTATAAAGGAGATGCTGTAGATATACAGTGCCTGAAACTCCCTTTAAATTGA